The window AAAATAGAGGGCATATACCTTATTCCATATCCTAATGATATTGCCAATAAATAAAGTATATTTGAATTTTTTGGTAGCTCTATAACTCCTGAATAATATAAATAATATGCCACAATTCCAGCTATCATCGAATAACAAGCTCTACCTAATCCTAAAATAAAGCAATATATATATGAATAAGTAGTATTAAAGGAAGCTCTATAAGCTAATCTATAATTCACTGCTATGAATCCTCCAAGAATACCCATATTCATAGATTTTATAAAATCAAGTGTTTCAGAATTCATATACACTATATAGTTTATACAAATATAAAATAGACAACTAAATAAAAGAATAACTAAATAAGCAGAAAAATAATACATTTGATTTCTATTAAAAAGCCTATCATCTAATTCTTCATCAACTTTTTTAATAAGATCTTTAATCTCTATTAAAACTTTATTGTCTTTTGAGTTTTCTTCAATTTTTAGCTTATTATTGTTTTTTATACATAAAATAATAATCTCTACTATACCAGTATAATAAAGTTTTTTTAGTTTTTCTTTAGTTCTTTCTTTTACAAAAAAGAAATTGTCTGTTAAAATCTCAATTTTAAAAATAATCTCAGAGATTTCAGAAATAAATATATTATCTAAAATAATTTCTTCGTCTTGTTCATCTAGTATTACAAATCCTATTCTTTCTTGTAATTCTACTATTTTATATAGTTTATCTTCAATTTTTCCATCAAAATATATATTTTTAATCATAGAGCTCCTTTATTAAAATATCATTTTATTAAAGTGTTACTTCGCTATTTATATTTCGTTCCTTTTTTAGAAATAAAAAAAAGAGATTTAAAAACTTTAAATCTCTTTTTTATTCACAGTTGCATAAATATCCATATGGAAATTTAATTTTAAATTTTGTTTTTCACGAATATTCATTGAAAGTGTTTGAATCAAAAGATTCCCTTTGTAAATATTATTTTTTATCTTTTTGTTAGGTATTAAAAAAACCTTAACATCTTTACGTTCATTTGGATTTAATATAAATACTTTCGGAAAAATCTTAGCATTAATATCTTCTTCATTCATAATAGCATCTAATTTATAAACTTTTCTCTCATTTGTATCATTAATTATTATAAAATTTTCTCCATTTCCTTTTGTTATATCTTTTTCAAATTTCTTGGGATAAATTGATAATGAAAAGGAAAATTTGGCAACTACCATAAAAACGACTATTAAAAATATATTTCTCAAAAAACACTCTCCTACTTTTATATTTTAATATCTACTTCTATAATTTTTTTATTTAAATCATTTTTTCTTAAATGAATTTGATTTTTTTTATCAGAAATATATTTTTTATTAATTGCCATAACTTTTGTTTTTTTATCTTTTACTAAAATTTTATTTCCCACAACTTTTATTTCCTCACTAACTTTATGAGGTTCTACAACTTCTACTTGAACTCTTATAGGAATTGATACACTCTCACCTTTAGATAGATCTTTACTAAAAGAAACAATTACAAATACAAAACTCAAAACAATAATGATTATTTTTTTCACTTATCACTCCTCCTAAATATAAAAAACTTACCCCTCACTTTAACATATTTTATAAAAACTATCAACTTTTTACTTCTTATTTACTTAGAAATTTTTTTCTACTAAAAAATAATAATTTCCTTTGACTTATTTTCAAAAATCTCTTATAATTTATTATGTAATTTAATTTTTTAGGAGGAATAAAACAAATGGAACAAACATTAACTACGTTTCTTAATGAGTTTTTAGCTGCAATGGCAAAAGCTGGTCCTATTTTCATTAAGAAGATTATACTTTTAGCTATTTTATGGGTAACTTATAAACCTGTTAAAGGGTTTATCATGAAGGCTTTTAGAAAATTCTTGTCATTAAAAAAGTTGGATGAACTACTTGTACACTTTTTAGAGTCGTTCTTAAACATTTTAATAATTATATTTTATACTTTAAACATTATCCAGATTCTTGGAATAGAAGTAACATCTATCCTTGCACTTCTTGGATCTATCGGTATCGGTGTGGGACTTGCTTTAAAAGGAAGTTTATCTGACTTAGCTGGAGGAATGCAAATTCTAGCTTCTAGATACTTTACTAAGGGAGACTACATTATAGCTTGTGGTGTTGAAGGAACTGTTCAAAGAATTACATTCCTTTATACTGTTTTACATACTGTTGACAACAAATTTGTTGTTGTACCAAATGGTAGACTTTCTGGAGAAGTTATTGTTAATGCTGGAGCTAATGATGAGAGAAGAGTAGATTTTGTATTCTCTGTTTCTTATGATACTTCTATTGATAAAGTTAAAGAGGTTTTAACTGAAATTGCTAAAAACCATGCATTAATACTTAAAGATAAAGATATCTTTGTTAGACTTAGCAAACACAACTCAAGCTCTTTAGATTTCACTATGAGAGTTTGGACTAAAAAAGAAACATATTGGGATGTTTTCTTTGATCTTCAAGAGATTGTTAAAAAGAGATTCGACGAAGAAGGAATTGAGATTCCATATAACAAACTTGATGTTTATTGCAAAACACCTGTTGAAATTGAAACTAAATAGTTAAAAAAAATTAAGGCTGCTCGTTGGAGTAGCCTTTTTATATATATGACCAAAAAAATATTACAAGGAAAATTAAAAAAAAATTGTAAAATAGGCTATGTAAAGACTTTTTATTTTTACAATTTAAATTAAGGAGAGTGTTAGAATGGAAAAAAATATTAAACCAATTGATAAAACATTTATGGCAGGAAAATGGATGCCTTCAGATCAAGAAACATTAGTTGCTTGGATGAAAAAAATTATGTCAAAGGCAGATAAGCAAACTGGACCATTATTACCAGCTGTTGAAAATTTAAAAAACTTTATTGAAACAGATCCAAAAGCTTATATGTTTTTTACTCAGATGTTTGATGAAGTTGCAAAAAATAAAACAAAATCACCTTCTAATTTACCTCAAGTTCGTGATTATCAGCATATGTTATCACTTTTCAATGTAATTATGACTCATTCTCCAGACTTTGACGAAACTGGACTTGTAGGTTTTCCTTTTAATGCTATCTTAGATTGGTCTATGGCTACAACTGGTGGTTGGGCAGGATTTTTAGATGAAAAAATTAATTCACACCTTAAAATTATTTTAGATAAGTGGGCTGTATATCTTTCTTCACCAGAAAGTGCTTATGTTTTAAATGATGATCCTAAAACAGGTTGGTTTGGAGAAGATGCTAAAAAAGCAATGCCAACATTTGTTGATGATTTTATTTGCGATCCAAATTTACCTCACCACGGTTTTACTTCATGGGATGACTTTTTCACACGTCGTTTCAGAGAGGGAGTTAGACCTATTGCTATGCCTGAAAATGATGCTATTGTTATAAATGCTTGTGAATCTGCTCCATATAGATTAGTTCATAACGTTCAACCATATGATAAATTTTGGATAAAGGCACAGCCTTATGCATTACAGTTTATGTTAGATAACGATCCATTGACTGAAAACTTTGTTGGTGGAACTGTTTATCAAGCATTTCTAAGTGCTCTTAGTTACCACCGTTGGCATGCACCAATTTCTGGAAAAATTGTAAAAACAAAAATTATTAATGGAACATATTATTCTCAAGCACTTAGTGTAGGACTTGACCCAGCAGGACCAAATGAATCACAAGGTTATATTTGTGAAGTTGCAACACGTGCCTTAATCTTTATTGAAGCGGACAATCCTGATATAGGTTTATTCTGTTTTATGGCTGTTGGAATGGCTGAAGTTTCAACATGTGATGTACGTGTTTTTGAAGGACAACATGTTAAAAAAGGTGATGAATTAGGAATGTTCCATTTTGGTGGATCAACTCATTGTCTATTTTTTGGACCTCAAGTTGAGTTAGAGTTTAATTTACATAATCAAACTCCTGGACTTGATAGTTCAAATATACCTGTAAATGCACATTTGGCAACTGTAAAAACAAAAAAATAATATTAACTAAAACTTTTTTTAGAAATCTAGAGTCTAAATATTATAAAAAGTGTTAAAAGTAAAAGTATAATTTAATCCCCCCACTAAAGAGCCTCTACCTCCCCAGAGGCTCTTTTAATTTTTCATACTATAATATAGTTGCTTAAAAAAATATAATAGGGTATAATAAATCAAATGATAAATCTATTAAATATCTAGACAAAGCGGGGAATTAGTTTTAGAATTTTAAATTATATATTTGGGGGAGAAATATATGGTATTTTTATTTTTTTTAATGATTTGTCTATTTTGCGTTATAATTATTGATTATGCTTCAGATCTAGAAAACTTTTATGAAAAATTTACATTTTTTCTACTTAATTTTTCTATTGGAATATTTATTTATTTCACATTAAGTTTAAAAATATTTTAAATATTTAACTTTCTTTTTTAAAATGTCCCTGACAAAGGGTCCATTTTATTTTTACCATAAACTTTTTTTATTTTAATCTTGTGGATTATTTTTTAAATATATATTTAGCATATTTTCTCTTTTTTCTATTATTTGTTCAAGTGCAGCTTTTTCTTTAGTTTTAATTTTTAACTGTCTATTTAATTTTTCTAATTCTTTTTTAGCTTTTGATGTTGCTAAATCTTTTATTTTTAAAATTTCAGATGTTTTTTCTTCTATCTCTTTTTCTAACAATTCTAATTTTTCTCTTCTAAGAATAGATATTTCTTCTAGCAAATTATTCATATTACATGCTCTACCAACATGTTTGGTTATTCCTGTATATGATTCTGAGTAAGTATCCCAAATCTTCAATCCATTTCTTGTAAAAGTATATTCAAATAAACCTTCTGTGGTAAAAACATCTCCAGAAAATTTAAGAGCTAATTCATTTTTTTCTTCTCCTGTTAGTTCAACTTCATTATAGATTGTTACATGTTCCAAATCTCTAGCAAAAAATATAAGCTCTATTGGTATTTCAACATTTGGTGCTAATTTTAACTTATCAAAACCAAAAATTGATTTCATACATCTTGATTTATTTACTTTATCGATCATTTCAGGATATTGAAAACAATCGTCAGTATCGGTAACATAATATATCTTATAAATATCTTTTGGTTTCAAATCTGGTATAGAACTATTTTTACTGATGTGATTTTTAACTAACCCTATCATATCTTGCCTTATTGTAGAAGGAGTCCATTTAAATTTATCTTTTATTTTTTTTCCATCTTCTTCAATCCAAGCACTTGTATTATCGCCTCTTATTATCTCTACTGTTAATGAAAGCTTACATTCTTTTATCAATTCATCTATATACGGTGCTAAAGTCGTATTATCACTTGTTCCTTCAAATATAAACAGCATAACTTTTCCAGACATTATTCTAGCACCAGCCTTTGAATAAATAATTCTAATTTTGGAATATTTAAAGATAATGGGTCTATATTTTCTTCACTCCACATTGCTTGTGATTTTAAATATTTTAATCTAACATTATTTGTTCTAGAGCTAGTTTTAATAAATGTATATTTTATTTCTCCTTCATTTTTAGTAGATATTATTATTGACTCTTTATTTAGCTTTTCCATTGGTAATAAATTATGAGCTGTAAATATCAGTTGTCCTTTTAAATGTTTGCCAATAACTAGTAACAATGTAGCTAATAAATATTCAAAAATATGAACATCAAATTCATCTATAAATACTGTTGCTTTTTTATTTTTTAAACAAAATATTAATATTGAAATTAATGAAATTAATTTTATTGTTCCTGTTGATTCATTAACTAAAGGTATTTCATCCCCTTCTTTTTTCATATAAAGTTTCACTGATTTTCTCCGAATATTTCTTTGAGTATTTATTCCTTCATCTTCAGGAATCGGTAATAATTTTGAATTTGGAATTATAATTGAAATGATACTATTTATTTCATTTATTGTTTTTTCCAATAAATCAGCTTCATCTTCGTCATATATATTTTGATTCTCATTATAAACAATAGTTTTCATTTTATTATTTTCAAAACATTTTATGGGGATACTTATAGTGTCTTTGCACAGCAGCTGATCTTTTAATTCTATAGTTAATATGTTTTCCAAAATTTCTTTAACTATATTGATATTATCTAATACTAGTTGTGAATCATTATTTATTTTTAATTCAGCCTTTTCTTTTTGTAACATATATTTTTTTTCTATTAATTTAAGATTTTTAAAATTATTATTTTCATCTGTTGTATTTTCTAATAAATCAGATTTTTCTTTTCCTATTTCTACCGCTATCCTCTGCAAGTCTCCAACTAAAGCTTCTTTTAGTTTCTTAGCTTGAAAAGCATAACTATAAAAATTATTATAATTCATTAATAAATCTCTAACACTTAATGTAGAATCATTTAAATAAGGAGATATAAAAGATTTATAATCAAAATCTGTTATCATAACTTTAGGATAAACATCTTCTGTATCATAAATTACTTTTATAAGGTTTTTTTCTAAAGCCTTTGAATTAGATTTCTTATAACTTAATTCTTCTCTAGAACAAATAAAATTTTCTTTATCTCTTCTTTCAAATTCTAAAGCAAGCGTATAATCTATGTTATTATCCTCATTATATAAAATAGCTTCTATTCCAAGGATTGCTTCTCCAATTTTTATATATTTTTCCAATTTTTTATTGAATAAATTATTTCTATTTTCATCCGTCTTTACTGGTTTTGAAAAATAATCTTTAAATAAAGATATTGCTTCAATAATAGATGTTTTTCCAACTCCATTAGGTCCATATATCCCTGACATATTATTTTTAAATATGATTGTGCTATCATCAATGTTTTTAAAATTTATTAATCTTATTTGTTTTATATTCATTTTTTACTCCCATCTTTATATATCCTTGAATAAATTATACCATTATATATATACGAGGTAAATCATTTTTTCATTTTTTTATTGATTTTTTGTCTCTAGATAAAATAAAATTAAAATGGACCCTATAGGATGGACACGTAAACTTACTAAACTATAAATAGATAAATATTCAATCCTGTTATAATAACTCCTATTAAAAGTATCAAAATATTTGTAAATTTTGTATTTTTATATTTTCCCATTATATTTTTATTAGATGTTAAATACAGCTGAGAAGCTATTGTAAATGGAAGTTGAAAACATAAAATTGCCTGGGAATATACCAAAGCTTTTAATGCATCTTTCACTAAAAAAATTATACATAAAGCTACCAAAGAAGTTATTAATATTCCAATTATTGTTTCCTTTTGTTTTATATCATATGATTTCCCATATATTCCAGAATATATAGTTCCTCCAGCCATTCCTGCTGTTATTGAAGAGGAAAAACCTGAAAAAAATAGTCCCAATGCAAATATTAGTGCTGCTTTATTTCCAAGTAAAGGTACCAAAAGTTCATGAGCTTGACTTAAATTTGTAACATCAATTTTTTTATAGTAAAAACAAGCTATACTTAACACAAACATACTTATATTTATAACCCAACCTAAAACCATGGAAAAAAACGTATCACAAAACTCATACTTAAACTGTTTTTTTATAACCTCTTCATTAGATAAATCCCATTGTCTACTTTGAATTATTTCTGAATGTAAAAATAGATTATGTGGCATTACTATAGCACCGAAAATTCCTAAAGCCACTAAAATAGAGGACGGATTTATATTTGGAACTACTGAAGCCACAAACACATTTGTCCACTTTACATCTATTAAACTCAATTCAAATATAAAAGAAAAACCTATTATTGAAACAAATCCTATTATAAATTTCTCTAACTTTTTGTAAGTATTTGTAAAAATCATAAAATTTGATATGGCTATACCTATTATACTTCCAAGCCATATGGGTATTTGAAATAGCATCTGTAAAGCTATTGCTACTCCTAAAATTTCTGCCAAAGAAACTGATATATTCGCTAAAATTGCTGTCCATAAAACACTTTTTGCAATCCACGGTTTAAAATTCTTTTTAATAGATTCTGCTAAACAATCTCCTGTTACAATTCCTAAGTGTGCTACATTATGCTGTAAAATAATCAAAGTTATTGTTCCCATTGTTATTACCCATAACAAATCATATCCAAATTCACTTCCTCCAGAGATGTTTGCTGCCCAATTCCCAGGATCAATAAATCCAACTGTTACGAGTAATCCCGGACCTAAATATCTAAGAATATTAAATTTATTTTTCATTATCTATCTCCTTCTAAAGCTTAATAAAATATTCTACTTCCAATACTATAATTTTCTTTTTTATATATTTTGAAAAATATTTTTTATTTTTCTTGAATTTGAAAATAATATGTACTATAATGTATGAAAATATACAAAATGAATTATAATTTTAAAATTAATAAATAAAAAAAATAATTGGAGGGAACGAAAATGAAAAAATTAAGTTTAACAAGTAAAATATTTGTATCGTTAATTTTAGGTATCATCACAGGATTAATACTACATCCACTAAAAGAGAATCTCTTTATAGAAACATACCTTATCAATTTTCTATTTAACTTTTTAGGTTCTGGATTTATGAGAGCTATTAGAATGATTGTGGTTCCTCTTGTATTTTGTTCATTGACAGTTGGTGCTGCTGGAGTGGAAGATGTAAGAAAATTAGGAAGAGTTGGAGTTAAAATTTTAGCTTTTTATCTTGGAACTACAGCAGTTGCAATAAGTTTAGCTTTAGGACTTGGAAATCTAATAAACCCTGGAAAGGGAATTGTTCTTTCTCAAATAGTTGCATCTAAAGTTACAGTGGGAGAAAGCAAACCTTTTGTGGATATACTTTTAGGAATGATTCCTATAAACCCAGCTGAATCTATGGCTAAAGGGGATATGTTACAAATAATTGTTTTCGCAATCTTTTGTGGAGTTGGAATCTCTTTATTAGGAGATAAAGTTAAAATCATAAAAAAAGGTATTGAAGAAGCTAACAATCTTATGTTAAAACTTGTTGAATTAATTATGAAACTTGCACCTTTTGGAGTTTATGGTCTAATAGCTAAAACATTTACAACTCTTGGTTATGCAGCAATGTTACCTCTATTAAAATATTTCCTAGGAGTTGTCTTAGCTCTAATTCTTCATTATTTTATCACTTACCAAGGACTGTTAGTTCTAATAGCTAGATACAATCCTATCAAATTTATAAAAAAGTTTGCTTCAACTATGGTGGTTGCATTTTCAACATCTTCAAGTAATGCTACTATTCCTACAGCTTTAAAAACAATGCAAGAAAATTTTGGAGTATCTAAAAGTATTTCATCATTTACAATTCCACTAGGAAGTACTATAAATATGGATGGAACTGCAATTATGCAAGGAATGGCAACTGTATTTATAGCACAAATCTACGGTGTTGAATTAACTATGGGGAACTATATAACAGTTATTTTCACAGCAACTTTAGCTTCTATTGGAACTGCTGGAGTTCCTGGAGTTGGACTTATAATGTTAGGAATGGTTTTAACTGAAATTGGTCTTCCTTTAGATGGAATCGCACTAATTATGGGTATTGATAGACTTTTAGATATGCTTAGAACTGTAGTTAATATAACAGGTGACGCTGTTTGTACTTTAATTGTAGCAAAGAGTGAATCTGAAATATCTGAAGTTGAAGACTCTTATGAAGGAGTTGAAACAGAATCTGTATAGAGTAAAATTAAAGGTTCAAGCAAATTGCTTGAACCTTTCTTTATTAATTATTACTTTTTTTATAAATTGCTTTCACAAAACCTAAAAATAGTGGATGTGGTTTCCCTGGTCTACTTTTAAATTCTGGATGAAACTGTCCAGCAATGAAAAACGGATGTAACTCTTTTGGAAGCTCTACAATTTCTGCTAACATTCCATCAGGAGAAGATCCTGATATTTTTAATCCATTTTTTTGAATTACCTCTTTGTATTCATTGTTAAATTCGAATCTATGTCTATGTCTTTCGTAGATTAGTTCTTCTCCATATAACTCATAAGCTAAACTACCCTTTTCAAGTTTACATGGATAAACTCCTAATCTCATTGTTCCACCTAAATTCTCTACATTTTTTTGATCTAGTAAAATATCTATAACTGGGAACTTTGTATCTTTATCAAATTCTGTTGAGTGAGCTCCTTCCATATCTAAAACATTTCTTGAAAACTCAATTACAGCACTTTGCATTCCTAAACAAATTCCTAAAAATGGTATTTTATTCTCTCTTGCAAATTTTATAGCATCAATCTTTCCTTCTACTCCTCTATCTCCAAAGCCTCCAGGAATTAAGATACCATTGTATTCTTTTAAAATTTCAGTGTCTAAATTTTCCGCTTGAATATAATCAATATCTGCTTTTAAACCAATTTCATATGCTGCATGCTCTAAAGATTCATTGATACTTATATAAGCATCTTTTAATTCAACATACTTTCCTACAACTGCTAATTTTATTCTATCTGTAGGTGATTTTATCTTTTGAACTATCTCTTTCCAAACTTTTAAATTAGGTTCTTTATTTTCAATTCCTAACTTTTTACATGCTACATTAGCCAATCCATTTTCCTCCATTATTAATGGAACTTCATAGATTGTTTTAGCATCTGGAGCTTCAATTACAGCATCTTCATCTATATCACAAAACATTGATAGCTTTCTTTTCATATCTGAACTAACAGGATGCTCTGTTCTACAAACTAAAATATCTGGTCTTATTCCTAAACTCATCAGCTCTTTCACTGAGTGTTGTGATGGTTTTGTTTTTAATTCTCCTGCTGCTTTTAAATATGGAAGTAAAGTTACATGAATATATAGTACATTTTCTCTTCCCACATCATATTTAAATTGTCTAATTGCTTCTAAAAATGGAGTTGATTCAATGTCTCCCACTGTTCCACCTATTTCAGTTATAACAATGTCAGAACCACTTTCTTTTCCAACTAACTCTATTTTAGACTTTATTTCATTTGTTATATGTGGAATTACTTGAACTGTTTTTCCTAAGTATTCCCCTTTTCTCTCTTTATTTATTACAGATTGATATATTTTACCTGTTGTTATATTATTATATTTTGTTAAATTTTCATCTAAAAATCTCTCGTAGTGCCCTAAGTCTAAATCTGTTTCAGCTCCGTCCACAGTTACAAAAACCTCTCCGTGCTCATAAGGATTCATTGTTCCAGGATCTATATTTATATATGGATCAAACTTTTGGATAGTTACGCTGTATCCTCTTTCTTTTAGCAATCTTCCTAAAGAAGCTGCTGTGATTCCTTTTCCTAATGATGAAACAACTCCACCTGTTACAAATACATACTTAGTTTTTTTCATTAAATATCCTCCATATTATTTTATAAAAATCGAAAAAAAAAAGGCGAAAAAAAAAATTTCGCCTCAACAAATTCAGTTTTTTTATAGAAAAAATATTTTTTCTATGGATATTTTTTATTTTTTATAATTCTCTTGAGAGATAATAACATTAATATAAATTTTTGTCAATAATATTTTGTTAAATTATAATAATTAGCTTCCAATTTTTAGGAAAATTCATTTCTAATAAAATATTATTTATAGAAATTGACTTAATATCTATACTTAAAGTGTCAATTAAATCTTCTAATCTATCAAATAAAATTGAAAAATCATTTGGATTTAATAAATATTTTAAACAAATAATTACATCAAATAAACCATTTCGATTTCCGGTGATACCTAATTTTTTATGAAAAGATGTTAACGGTAAATTAATAGGATTTTTTTTATCATTTAAACTTTTAAAGTTATACATTCTTTCTTCATGAGCACATAAATTTCTAAATAAAGCAATCAATTTACTATACTTTATAATGCTTTCACTATCTAAAGGGTAATTAATTGCTAATTCTTTTGCAATTTTATTTTTGTCTGAATCTTTCATATTAATATAAAAACTATTAACCCTTCCTAAAGTAAAAATTTTTATAAGAACCCATAAAGGAATATATCCATGAATATCTAGATAATGATTTAAAGAATTATCTTTATCCAGTTGCCTATTTATATCGCCATGTATGTCTCCAATTAATTTTATTCCACTTTTTTTATTTCTTATATTGGCTTGATTAAAATTATCAGAATTTAAGTAATTCTTATATCCATATTTATTCGAAAATTCATACGCAATAATAGCTTTAAAACTATTTTCAAAAATTAAAATTTTCTTCATAAGAATATTTCTAAAACTTCTATCAAATTTATACAAAGAATAGATTTCTTCAAAATAAACTCCTTCTTTAAATTCTTCTGGTAAAATATTAGGTTTTAAAAATAAATCTTTATATCCATTTATTATATTATAATAATTCTCCCTTTTTAAATGTTCTTTAGCAGCTGCTTCATCTTTAAATTTAAGTCCTCTAGATTTAAGTATTTCAATTTGCTCTTGATAAGTTTTGAATTCCTTTTGCACACTCTTTCTCCTTAAATGTAAAAAAAAGGCTTGGACCCCGTAGGATTACCAAGCTCGATCTACCTAATTTATTATATTTTCTATTTTATTTATTATAGTACAATTTTTTATAAAAATCAATAGTATTTTTTACATTAAATAATAAAGAAGTACTAAGGCAAAACAAAACACCATAGACCCAACAAAATAACCAGTGTTATTAGTTCTAAAGGAATGAGTCATAGAGTTAATCCATTCTTCTACTCTCGTTAATGTAGTATTTCCATTTCCTATATTTTTCAAAGTAAAAATAGCAGGGAATTTCCTGCTACTCTAAACTATCTTCTATATTTTTCTAGATATTCTTTTATTTTCTTTTTTATTCTTTGAATAGTATTATCTATACGTTTTGGTGTATCACCTAATATGTCTGCAATTTCAGTATATGTTTTTTGTTGTACTAGGTAATAAAAGACCTGTTTTTCAAAACTACTCAATTTTTCATCCAAATAATTATTTAATAATTGAACCAATTCTTTTCCTAAAAGCAAATCTTCTGGTGAATATAGCGATATTGATGGGGTTTTATAGTCAATTTTTTCAGATTTTTCTGAATATCCTTCACCTTGAATAGCATTATTAAGATTCTTATATTTATCTGTATTAGATTTTTTTACTGCTGAAATCATCTGTCGTCTAACACAAATATGTGCAAAAGTTGCAAAAGAAGCATTTGTATTATTATGATAATTTTTTATTGCTTTAATTAACCCTATATAGCCCTCTTGTTCTAAATCTTTTGTATCTCCACCTTTTAAAAAAAAATCCTTACTATTTTTATAGACAATCCTTTGATATTGTTTAATAATTTTTTCCATTGCTTCAAGGTTTCCATTTTTTGCTTGAAATAAAAGGTTTTCATCAGTCATATTACTTCCCTCCAATATTCAAATTTTATTTATAATAAAATTATAATAACCCTTAGAAAGAATTTTATCAACATTCCAAATTTTGAAATTTTTTTTCCACATAAAAGAATATGGAAATATTTTATGATTCAATTATAATTTTTCTAATAATACTTCTTTCAATAGCTTTTTTTATTCTATAAAAAACATCGCCTTCTCTTAAAGTTGATTTTGAATCATCTATCACTAAATTATAATTTTTTTTATTTTTTTTCCCTAAATTTAAATAATTATAATCTATGCTAAATTTGATTTTGGGAAAATGAAATTTCAGCTCTTTTTCCA is drawn from Candidatus Cetobacterium colombiensis and contains these coding sequences:
- a CDS encoding Abi family protein, translating into MQKEFKTYQEQIEILKSRGLKFKDEAAAKEHLKRENYYNIINGYKDLFLKPNILPEEFKEGVYFEEIYSLYKFDRSFRNILMKKILIFENSFKAIIAYEFSNKYGYKNYLNSDNFNQANIRNKKSGIKLIGDIHGDINRQLDKDNSLNHYLDIHGYIPLWVLIKIFTLGRVNSFYINMKDSDKNKIAKELAINYPLDSESIIKYSKLIALFRNLCAHEERMYNFKSLNDKKNPINLPLTSFHKKLGITGNRNGLFDVIICLKYLLNPNDFSILFDRLEDLIDTLSIDIKSISINNILLEMNFPKNWKLIIII
- a CDS encoding CTP synthase → MKKTKYVFVTGGVVSSLGKGITAASLGRLLKERGYSVTIQKFDPYINIDPGTMNPYEHGEVFVTVDGAETDLDLGHYERFLDENLTKYNNITTGKIYQSVINKERKGEYLGKTVQVIPHITNEIKSKIELVGKESGSDIVITEIGGTVGDIESTPFLEAIRQFKYDVGRENVLYIHVTLLPYLKAAGELKTKPSQHSVKELMSLGIRPDILVCRTEHPVSSDMKRKLSMFCDIDEDAVIEAPDAKTIYEVPLIMEENGLANVACKKLGIENKEPNLKVWKEIVQKIKSPTDRIKLAVVGKYVELKDAYISINESLEHAAYEIGLKADIDYIQAENLDTEILKEYNGILIPGGFGDRGVEGKIDAIKFARENKIPFLGICLGMQSAVIEFSRNVLDMEGAHSTEFDKDTKFPVIDILLDQKNVENLGGTMRLGVYPCKLEKGSLAYELYGEELIYERHRHRFEFNNEYKEVIQKNGLKISGSSPDGMLAEIVELPKELHPFFIAGQFHPEFKSRPGKPHPLFLGFVKAIYKKSNN
- a CDS encoding sigma-70 family RNA polymerase sigma factor; this encodes MTDENLLFQAKNGNLEAMEKIIKQYQRIVYKNSKDFFLKGGDTKDLEQEGYIGLIKAIKNYHNNTNASFATFAHICVRRQMISAVKKSNTDKYKNLNNAIQGEGYSEKSEKIDYKTPSISLYSPEDLLLGKELVQLLNNYLDEKLSSFEKQVFYYLVQQKTYTEIADILGDTPKRIDNTIQRIKKKIKEYLEKYRR